The Thermoflexus hugenholtzii JAD2 genomic interval TGAGGATCAGGCGCCCGTCCTCCACCCGGGCCTGGAAGCGCGGATCCCGAGGGAGGAGCCACCCCGGCGCGCCCTCGCGGAAGTCCGCGGCGTAACGCGCCGGGGCGGGCGCACGGCAGCCCGCGAGCAGCATGATGCCGATCATCCCGCCGAGAAGGACCCCGCCTCTCATCCCATCCCTCCGCGCAGGGAGCCGAAGGCCCCCGGGCTTTGGTCTCTACTATAATTCCACCCGTGAACGGTTTACTTTCTCCGGATCTCCGGCCGGTGTCCACGCCGATGGGCGATGTGGATCGGATCCCGCCGCCGCGGTTTCAGCTGGGGGACCCGCGGTGGGTGCTGGAGCTGCGATACCTGCCGTGGCCGGTGGCGTGGGCGGCCTGTTTCGGCCGCCCGGGGCCGCTCCATGTGGAGCTGGGCTTCGGCGATGGGGCCTTCCTGGCCGCCCTGGCCCGCCGGATGCCGGCCGCCAACCTGGTCGGGGTGGAGCGGGCCCTGGAGCCGACCCGCTGGGCCCTCCGGCGCATGCGCCGAGAGGGAGTCGAGAACGTCCGGCTGGTGCTGGGGGACGCCTTCGCCGCCCTGGCCTTCCTGTTCGAGCCGGGGTCCATCGAAGGGCTTTATGTCAACTTCCCGGATCCCTGGCCGAAGGCCCGTCATCATCATCGACGCCTGCTGACGCCGGGCTTCCTTCATCTGGCCGCCCATCGCCTCCAGCCCGGCGGCCTCCTGACCATCGCTACCGATGATCCTGATTACGCCCTCTGGATCGCGGAGGCGCTCCGGGACACCCCCGGTCTGGAGAGCGTCTTTGAGACGCCCTGGGTGCACGCCCTGCCGGGGCGGGAGCCCACGCGATATGAACGCAAGGCCCTGGCGGCCGGACGGCCATGCTTTTATTTCGTCTGGCGGCGATCCGGAGCGGTCCCGGCGCCGGTGTTGCCGCGGATCATGCGAGGGGAGGCGTCCATGCCCCATCGGATCTGGGAGGGGGATCCGGATCTCTCTCAGGTGGCGGCGCAGCTGCGGGGACGCCTGTGGCAGGACGGGGAGACCATCTGGCGGGTGAAGGGCCTGTATCGGGCCGTGGAGGGGGAGGGGTTACTGATCGAACTGCTGATGGCCGAGGGATCCTGGGTGGAGACGGTGGCCCTGATCTTCCGTCCCCATGGCCCAGGGCTCTGGATCCTCAAGCCGGCGGAGATCGGAGGGCTCCGGCCCACCCTGGCCCTTAAGATGGGCGTCCAGCGCATCGCTCAGGCCATTGAGGAGGCAACCCCCGGGCTGCGCGTGGTCTCCTCCACGATCTGAAGGGCCCGACGGTTGGCCTTTGAACCCGGACGCGGAGGGGCGGATGGACAAACCGGTTCACGAGCTGACCTTTGAGGAGGCGCTGGCGGAGCTGGAGCG includes:
- the trmB gene encoding tRNA (guanosine(46)-N7)-methyltransferase TrmB, with protein sequence MSTPMGDVDRIPPPRFQLGDPRWVLELRYLPWPVAWAACFGRPGPLHVELGFGDGAFLAALARRMPAANLVGVERALEPTRWALRRMRREGVENVRLVLGDAFAALAFLFEPGSIEGLYVNFPDPWPKARHHHRRLLTPGFLHLAAHRLQPGGLLTIATDDPDYALWIAEALRDTPGLESVFETPWVHALPGREPTRYERKALAAGRPCFYFVWRRSGAVPAPVLPRIMRGEASMPHRIWEGDPDLSQVAAQLRGRLWQDGETIWRVKGLYRAVEGEGLLIELLMAEGSWVETVALIFRPHGPGLWILKPAEIGGLRPTLALKMGVQRIAQAIEEATPGLRVVSSTI